One Clavibacter zhangzhiyongii genomic region harbors:
- a CDS encoding SIP domain-containing protein, with protein sequence MAGSTRTRTAKGTKRQVLLVTDETGLAETQAALQALPMCTRGSVFVEVPDASVEVALAHPPRMVVTVISRAGRGVDGEPAAPMSAVARAVGAWASEMMVFSAPISDEHPVTEVSVLLGGHVGGHDDLLHLLATR encoded by the coding sequence GTGGCCGGATCCACCCGCACGCGCACCGCGAAGGGCACGAAGCGCCAGGTGCTGCTCGTCACCGACGAGACCGGCCTCGCCGAGACCCAGGCCGCGCTCCAGGCGCTGCCCATGTGCACGCGCGGCAGCGTCTTCGTCGAGGTGCCGGACGCGTCCGTCGAGGTCGCGCTCGCGCATCCGCCGCGCATGGTCGTCACCGTCATCTCCCGCGCGGGCCGCGGGGTCGACGGCGAGCCCGCCGCTCCCATGAGCGCGGTCGCGCGTGCCGTCGGCGCGTGGGCCAGCGAGATGATGGTGTTCAGCGCGCCGATCTCCGACGAGCACCCGGTCACCGAGGTCAGCGTGCTGCTCGGCGGCCACGTCGGCGGGCACGACGACCTGCTGCACCTGCTCGCGACGCGCTGA